The genomic window GTAATAACTTTTCCATCGATTACAtgatgaaatgataatattttgcatatattgagttaaagaaaatatattactcAAGTTAACTTCACctgcttctatttcctttttaaaatgtggtttctaGGAGGTTTCACATTACATATGTAGCTTGCATTTCTGGCTACATTATACTTCTACTGGACTGAGATGGTCTGAATGTATCCTAGTTTCAAGACCAGTGGTCTCATGACATGGGGTGTTTTTCACACATAGTTCCTTATGTTATTTatgaggagaaaactgagactgagaATGGTTAACCTGCCCAGGTTAACACGCTCCACCCTAGATGTCAGAACTGGGATTGGAATTCAGCTCTGCCCGTAAAGCCAGAGTTTGCCCTATTTACATCACTGGTTTTCCTGAGGGATTAAACAGTCATCGAAGGtgtttaatatttaacttttagaatttctttcttcctttcaaatgtaGGCAGAATTTagcctcctctcctttctcatttttcatttggatTTATCCTTCCATTACTGTTAATGGAATTTTACTACCATGATCGCCATCTATTTTCATGTTTtgggtaatattttattttgttttgttttgtttttgtttttgttatccACCCCTCAGGACTACCTCCGTGTTCTTCTCACTGGCCTTCTAGTCTACTGTTTACCTTAAACTGCATGGCAGGTGATAGCTAAGATTGTTTGTTTAAACATCTTTTCTGTGTCAAACATTATTGAAGGCTTTCCACTTAAAATATTGCTAATCATCTTCAAAACAACCCCCACCTCACAGATGACGGTTGTTGCTTCCTTCActtcaaagatgagaaaactgaggttcccAAAGCTTAACTGCAAAGTTACACAGTAACAGAAGGAGCTGGGACTAAAAGCCAGGTCTCTGACTTCATCACCCCTCTGTGTCCATCATACCCCTCCTCCATGTCCCTGAATGTGAGTTAAATATAGGTCAACCTAAAACATTAGCATTTTTGTATATATGATTTATGCCtttatgaaaattttctaaagtttttttccataaaagtttgcatgcatttttttctattgaaagttgacatctatttttcttcatattattaTGGGTTATGTTTTGCAAACTCAATACAATGATCTAAAGTTATAAATGAAATTTGGATACAAGGTGACCATAAAGTCCTTGACTCTTATGTAAAGAGCCATGCACAAGGTAGACAGTGAGTACAAGTGAACTGATAGCAATGAAGTTGCTGGACAAACCTGGACTAAAATCAAATATCCCCCTTTCCTCAGAATGCTTTCCAAGCACTGTCTTTACATTTAATCATCCTTTGCACAAAGGCTGGTATCAATGAGTCCCATCAAgtaaaacttctgtttttcttttttactgaacgTTCACAgtcttcaaaataaacatttataactcttaattttctttataagatgctgaaaatattaatatcaaatttGATAGATGGGCTAAATATTTAGTGTTTAGTCAAAATCACCTTTACTTTTCTCTGCATAGAATAATTTATCAGTAGAAAGAGTTAGCCTTCTAGAATGTGAAAGCAAAGAATTAAACACAGTGCCTCCAATATATACTGCCAGGCCACATTCttttaataggagaaaaatgAGTTAAGCACATTTGAGaactatttctgaattttcatgggatatgaattttgaaaataagaatctTTCACTCTGAGGGCAGGACTGTCAATTGTTATTCATTTAATTAGGTGTTACTGAGAACACTTCAAGGGTCAGCCTTTCCAACGCTTATCCTTTGGTAGAATAGCAACTGATGATTTTAGGGCCTGTCACCGCGGCTCTGTTTTGCTCAAATATGTTGCATGTTTCGTGTGATAGCCTGATGTCCAACCAATGGGGCAGGAGACTGAGAAAtggggagggggggcaggggCATTAAGCCCAGGCTATACACACTACCTGaggcaaattattttatttctgggttttagtTTTCCAACTTtatgtaaaataggaataatatttgcttttgctttatcTACTCACAAAATGTATTGGGACAAGTAAGGgagataacaaaagaaaatagctTTGCAAGCCAGGATTACAGTGTGTTTCAGTGTGTGatttctcctgccttcctgctgAATTTGCCTTACCTCAGTACAGGAGATGCATCCCAGGGCTCCGCCCATGACCAGCCGAGCAAGGCTATGTTACAGCACGTGAGACTCCAATTTAGTAGGTCAGTTTCAGCCTAGAAGCTCACTGTTCATGAATCTGTTGAGATAATGAGGGCTGGGAATTATTATAACTAGTATCAGCAGCAAACATCTATCTGCAGCCTCTCTGACTATGTACAGAATAGTGTATGTCTTCTGTTCTGTTCATGgttgtattcccagtgcctggcacagtgtctgGCCCATAGTAGACACTCGATAAACAGTGAGTACAAAAATGAGTCAAGAAGAactaggaaaacaaagaaatacacaagGCATAGCCACTCCCTCCAAAGATTTATGATATAGTCAAGTTGACTGGGCctaaagagaaaaaggcagaagcGGTGGAACAGTTAAGTCAGTCTACATAAATGCCCTAGAGCATCACGCAGGAATTACCGGAGGGGTGAAGGCTTCTCTCCTCGGTGGGAGCACTGGTGTTGAATGACAAACCTCCCAGGCTTCACAAAGGGTAACACCACCTGGAAGACCTTTTATTGTGCTTGGGGGCTGTACTATATCAGCAGGGGGAGATTTTAGATACTTTCCTTTGTCAGTGAGTTCATTCTGGACAGGGCGCAAAATAAGCAGAATGAAGTTTGTAATAACAAGGATGCAGCTTTCAGTTTGGTATTGCCAAAGAAAATGCTGGGAAGGGGAGTGAGATTTTTTTCGCAATTGGTTATggtctgttcattttatttttattttttacctccAGCAAACATAACTCAATAATGCTACAGTTCTCTAGAAAATGGCACATCTCCTTTTCAGAGTGCTTTGGAgacattttcctctttccctcctcctgtccctccttgccttccttcctttttcctctccttttcatctttccttcctaTAGCATTAATCGGGCAGTTAATAATCAATAAAAACTTACTGGGAATTGTGTTCCAGGTAATATGACAAGCAAAAAAGATGCAGAATTATGTATAGGAAATCCATGACTTATAGGAACTCACAgtttaaaagggggaaatggcCAAGGAAACATAATCACATCCACGTGACACAtgttataacaataaaaaaattttattatgacaaTGTCAGGAGCATAGAGGGTTCAACTGACTGTCCAGGAGGAGTGAAGAAAGGCTATGGCATTTGAATTGGGTCTTGAAACAAAAGGAAGCATTAGCTGATGAAAAGAGGTGAGGTATTCCAGGAAGTAGAAACATCATGTGCAAAAGCTCAGAGTTAGGAAATGACGTGGCTGATTGAGAGAATCTAGTAGTGTGAGGAGTGACAGGTGATAAAGCCAAAGTGGCAAGTTGCAAATAAGTTCTGAAGGGTCTGGTCTGTTAGCAAGTTTGGATTTGATCCTGTGGAAGTTAGGGAACGGTTATTGACAAGGACAGTATAACAGAATCACAGCTGTTTTTTTGAGATTATTAAAGGGAAGATTCAGAAGTGGAACTGGGACGGAAGCCAGCTAAGGGGCTGTACAGTAGGGCAGGACAGAGAAAAGATTCAGAGCTAAGACATGGGGAGGGGCGAGGGACTAAGGAGGACTAACTTTGAGTAATATTTCTGCACGAGAATTGACAGAGTATGGCAACCAGTTGTTTTCGAAGGGTGAGAGAGTGGGAAGAAGAGGATAACTCAAGTTTCCAGCTTGAGAAACTGGTCATGTGATGATGCTATCGGGTAGGCAGAGAGCAAAAGAGGACAAGTGGGTTTGGCGGAAGATGGTAAGTTCAGGTATCGACACACTGAACTCATGTGTCTGAGATAGATGATATCTGAAAACATGACAGTGGATAAAGTCACCTAGAAAAAGTATACATAAGTGGAGAAAAGGACCAAGAATATAAGCGAAGGAACTCCAACAGAAAAGGGATATGTAAAGACTAACCCAAAGCCAGGACTAACGATGAATCCCTTCCCATCTGCGGGGTCAGTCATATAGGCGGGGCAGCAGGAAGAAACCAGCACCACAGAGGCGCAGCATCAAGCTGGCCTCACTGCCATGCTGCCTGActggttctctgtttctatgaactgGAGTCTTGATTCCCTGTCTTTGCTCAAGTTCCTATAATGAACCCgtgttttattctctttcctcAGTATCCCAGTCCCTGCAGCCTGAGTCCTTCCTTAGGTTCCTAAGACAGAAGTCTTGCCTCTTGGCATCCAGGTTTATTTATTCCCTGGTGTTAAAATCCTGAGATGCCCCGTCTGTCCTCACTCACATACCCTGTTGATACCTAGAACTCTCTGGGCTTGCTTATAATCCCTAGGGGCATCTGGGTTGTGTTTGGGTAGCTCTTGCTAACAAGCAATGACAGACTCTCATATTACTACAGTACAATACACTTACAGCTATTATTTCCTAAAACTGCTATTCGTTAATTCCACAATGCCTTCAGTTAGTGCATGTATTTGACAATTCTtgggtgcctactgtgtgccatgaTTGTTCTAGATGCTGAGGATGCAGTGGTGAGTAAAACAATGTACCTTCCTTCATAGGGCTTGTGAACTAACTAACAGAGGGGACAGATAAACAATTTAAGTACCTAGTGGGCcagatggagaaaaatcaaaccacctgggaggaaggaggaggctagaatggaGGGAGGGGGCTCCTAATTCACAATGTCAAACAGAGAAGACATCACTGAGAAAGTAAGCTTGAGTAGAGACCtaaaagaagtgaaagagaaagagggaaaaagagttATTGACTCCtgctggcagggaggggacaagTATTCCAGGCAGTGGGAGCTGTGAGAGCAAAGGCTGAGGCTTTGCTGACTTGGCCTGGTGTGTTAAAGAAACGAGAATTCTATTCTGGGGTAGAAATTGTCGGGGAGGGATTAGTGGTGGCAGGAGGTAACCTGGAAGAATCTTTCAATAACTGAAAATGTTTGGACTTCTATTCTGATAAGTGTAAGTATTTAGTCAGAGGAGTTGATGTAATCTGTCTGAAAGGAGCATTCTGGCTGCTTGATAGAGAATAGCTTGTAGACAAAATCAGAAGCTGGGAAACTAGTTAGGAGTTGAGAGCAACAATCCAGGGGAGAGGTTGGTGGCCTGGACCAGGTTGTTTGTGGTGGGAGTGGTGAGAAGTGGCTGGATTCTGGATATGACTTAAAGGTAGGATAAGCAGCGTGATGGTTTGATGTACTGTTAGACAAACAGAAGTCAAGAAGGACACCCCAAGGTTTTTGGCCTAAGAACAGTGGAGTGCCATTTAAGGAGATGAGGATTAATGAGGCAGGGGAGTTCAATTTGAGGCATGGGAGTTAAATTTGGGATGTCTGGGAAGCCATGTCCTGGGCAAGCAGGGAGAGGATCCGGTGCCCCAGTGGGGCTGGCCTTAGACGGTGGCAGTGTAGGGTGTGGACAGGCCGTCCATGGACCCAGAAGGAAGGTGAGGTGTACAGGGACAGATACAGAGTGACTGACTGGAAGAGGGAGCAGGTGAGGATTTGGGAAGCTCTCCTGTGACTGCTTCTATTTTCCCAGTGAAATAGGAAGCCAGGTCAGCAGTTGAGAGTAAGGATAGGTGAAGGTGTGAGGAGGTTTTAAGATAGAGAAGGTGTGAAACAGTCTTCTAGGACGGTGTTTTTCAATTTCAGCTCATGACCTAATTGTGAGTCTTCAAATCAATGTAGTGATTTGAGAtcaatttaatgattttaaaaagtaaaattttaaatgaatttgttgCATGTATTAAAAGTGAGAATTGCTTAATGAAAGCTTTATTTCaggtgcatgtgtgtatgtgtgtgtgctgggttGTAGCAAGGTATTTTCAAAAACACTGGCCCAGAGCAGTGGGAGGAAATGAACAAGAAGGGACTGTCAAAGTCAGGGACTGAGTTACTGGtcatataattgacatattttCACACAAATAAGATTAGAATATAGATTCATAAGATCTTGGCTTTGGACCTCCCACTCACCTCTACCTCCACTATAGGAGACTTTTATGTCGGAATATTTTCGATGGGACACTCATCAGCTTAAAGGTTCTAGATTTCAGAAAATAACTTTCCTCTCTATAAAAAGCAGGGCCCTCACAACACTCTCTGAGATGTTAAAGTAGTGAGTAGAGCGTCTGGCAGTGGGACTTTGGAATTCAGTGTAATTAATATGAAGTTTAACCTTATAATATAATACTAAACTTgatggcttttttccccccagttttagAGAGCTTTAAATACTCTACAACAAAACCAGTCTCAGCACACCAAGAAACCTTGTTTTTGTTCAAACTTTAGCCCAGAATAATACCATCTGGTTTTTAAATGTATGCTCTCTCTCCTTATATTGCACTAACTGAAAATTTAATGGATGATTGAGCTAATTTTCCTGCCTATATTTTCAAGGTTTCTCGTTGGATCTGCAGATGAGTccaatcaaatataattttatttaggaaaacatttgttcattttaaagaatttataagCCTCAGTTCCTGaatattttccctgcaaaacaGGTTAATGAATAATAGTTAAGAAATATGTCAACAGGTGCTGTGAAAAtggccatttatattttttattctaatgatCTCAGGTTATTTCCTAGACATTGTAATTTAGAGTAATAGAAGTACTTCTCCAGTTCTATATTTTGATTGttaaaaatggttttgaaatTAACTCAAATCAATTTTCTATGTACCCATTGATTTCTAAATCATTTACGAGTTTCTTTTTAAGTACTTTTTCCTCATTGTAAAGGCAATATCAAACTTAGTTCATTAGACAGGATATTAGACATAAATTTTATACCttgaatgtatttttcctttgcaatgttgttctttttctactGTATTTATTGATTCATATAAAGTTGAAACACTGAAGTaacaaaagcagaaatgacaATGAGGACTCATAAAAATGTACAGTTTGCCTACATCAGTAAGAGTGTGCTGGTTTATAACACTATTTAATCTTAGTTCAGttgtaaatcaaaaccaaataGAATCTGAACCCACTTTCTATTGCTTTGGGGATTATCAGTCTATATTCTAGGATTCTTTCAGTAGTTTCACTTCTCTAAACGCCAAGAGAATTAAAACTGCGAAACAGGAACATGAAATGCTTATCTTACGTTCTGTGGATTGCTCTGCTATTCCTTTATCCAGAcccttactatttttttttctctgtgtaaaatgtttctttaggAAAAACACAGGTTTACTTCCTCTTCCATCGCTTCCAGTAAGACCTCTACCATGGAaagctctctctccttccattttgCAAGCCTCAACAAGTCTGCTGCTGAGTCAGaacctcctttttttccctgatgtGAGAAATCTTTCTCCCTTGAAAATTCATAAAGGTTTGGAAATGTTGAGTCTCCCTAGGGGGAAGGCGCGGGGGTGCCAGAATGAATGCGGTGGGGAGGAGTCCCACACACGGTAGTCCTGATGGTGGCACTTTAAACGCTTTCTGAAATAGGAGGACTTGGAGCCGGCCCAGGGTTACCACGGGAGCTCTCCTCGGAACCCATTATATGCGTATCTGTGTGTAAATAACCACACGGAGCCGTGTTAGGTTCCAGGGACTTTGTTCCTCATTACTGGAGTGAAAATGTTTGGTATATGGCCGCGGCCTCGTGTTTACCCTACAGAAAACACCTTCATGCGGCTGCCGGAAGGTAGATGACAGCGCGCAGCACGAAAGGCTGAAAACTGAAACCAGCGCTAAAACTCGCTTTGTACCGCGACCCGAGGGCTCCGAGTCGGGGCCCGAGGTGTGGGCGACCCGCTCGGCGGTCTGCACGGCGGCCAGAGCCTCGCACCGGCGAGTGGGTCAGAGGACCCCCGCGCCAAGCCcggaggccaggagagggcaggatcCCCGCTCCGTCGCGCTGCGGGCCACGCGCGGCCGCGATCACCGAGGGCCACTCCCAGTGGGGCTCcccggcctcagtttccccggcCAGCGCCGCCTAGGGAAGACCCTGTCCCTGCGGCTGGGCTCATGTGACCGAGGGCGAGGCCGAGGTGACAGGAAGGAGGCGGGGCCCCGAGGGAGACGGGGCGGGGGTGACGCGTGCGACCCACTGCAAGCTTTGCCGGGACCCCGCGCGGGAAAAGGCCGTTGCCCAGAAACCGTCCGCGCCCGCCGCGCGTACTCGACCTCGCGCCCGCGCCCGGCGCTCAGACCTCCTCAGCGACCCGACGCCCCAACCGGCCTCTCCCTACCCTAGGCTCAGGAGAAGCCCGAGGAGACGCGCCGCTCGCTCCCGCGCTCCCCCGCCCTCCCGAGAGCGCGAGCGCGCCCCCCGGCCATGCCTGCATATTAATAAGgggcgggacggggcggggcAGCGCGGGCGCGGGGCCTCGAGTCCGCGCGTGCCGGGACGCACCGCGGGGGGCGGCGCGATTGTGAGGTGGCGCTGACGCACGTTCCGGGGTTCTTAAGCGACCCGGGCGGCAGcggaggcggtggcggcggcggcgcccgAGCCGGTCTCTGGAGGTGGCGGTGATCGCCGCGAGGGGTGGCAGGGCCGAAGTCGGTGCCCCTGGCTCAGTCACGGTGTCCCTCTCTCACTGACTCCCCCTCCTTCCACCACGGCCGCGCCGCCCCAGATCCGGCGGCTTCTTAGGCGGGGCAGCGGCCGGGGCGCGTCTCCTCCCGCTGCCGCCGGCCTGATAAATGCGGGACTTCGGGTTTGGGGTGCAGCAGACAGCCCCGCTCCGAAGCAGCAGCCCTGGGTCCCTGTTCAGCGGCGGGACATACCGTCCCTACGCCGCGGGACCCGCCACGGCCGCCGCCCCACTGCCCTCCGCCACGCCCTTCGGCCGGCTCTCGCCGCCGCCGTTGCCTGTCACCGGCATCTCGGAGGCCGCCTCCCCCTTCTCTATCCCCCTCGGCTGCGGCGGCGCGGACAGCTCGGCCGCAGccgcttcctcttcctccccgtTCCTGGTGCATCAGCAGACCATGCAGGATGAGCTGCTGCTCGGGCTGACACAGCAGCCGGCGCGGCCGCTCTCGGGGGCGGCGGCCGCGGAGAAACTCCCCAACCACCACCCCGGCGGCGGCACGAACGCGGGTGtgacccacctcctcccctcccaggactTCAAACCGAGTCTgcaccacccctcctcctcctccgcctcctcctgctgctgctgccgcacCTCCTCCCCGCAGGACTTCAGtaagcggcagcagcagcagctgagcagccagaagaggaaagagttcagccctccccaccttccccacccttCGGACTCGaagccgccaccgccgccgctcCACTGCCCCGGCCGGTTCAgcccgcctccgccgccgcccggcccgcTCCTCCAGCCGGCGCAGCTCATCCAGCgccagcagcagcaacagcagcagttCAGCCTCCCGCACCCGCAGCACCTCCCACCGCAGGACTTCGCCCTGCGGCAGCTCCCGGCCGACCTGCCCCCGCTCCGGCAGCTCCAGCCTTCGCCGCCCTCAGCGCCGCGGCGCCGCCACGGAGGGGCGGGCAGCCCTCGCAAGACCCCGGCCGCGGGCGAGGGCAGCGCCGCCGAGCCCCCCAATGCGGGCTTGGCCCCCTCGACGCCGCCGGTGAACTCCGCGCCGGGCTCTATGGAGTCCCCCAACCACCCTCTGCTCAACAGCCCCAGTAACCTCCTGCCCGGCGGGGCGCTCAGCGCGGGCGCCTTCAGCAGCCTGCAGAGCCCAGACCTTCCGcacccgggcggcggcggcggcgggggcggggggccccCCGGAGGCGGAGGGGGAGGCGGCTCcgcgtcgccgccgccgccgctgcccggCTTCGGCACCCCCTGGTCGGTGCAGACCGCATCgccgcctccccagccccagccccagccgccgccgccgccccagcagcagccgccgcctccgccccagcagccgccgcagccgcagccgccgcAGCCGGGCTCGTCGGCCGCCACCccgggtggcggcggcggcggcggcggcggcggcggctcgcTCAGCGCCATGCCGCCGCCCAGCCCCGATTCGGAGAACGGCTTCTACCCGGGGCTGCCGTCTTCCATGAACCCTGCCTTCTTCCCGAGCTTCTCGCCCGTGTCCCCGCACGGCTGCGCAGGGCTCAGCGTGCCggcgagcggcggcggcggcagcggcggcggcttCGGGGGCCCCTTCTCGGCGGCTGCCgtgcccccgccgccgccgcccgccatGAATTTACCTCAGCAGCAGCCCCCGCCGCCCGCGGCGCCGCAGCAGCCGCAGAGCCGGAGGTCGCCCGTCAGCCCGCAgctccagcagcagcaccaggcGGCGGCCGCCGCCTTCCTGCAGCAGAGGAACTCCTACAACCACCACCAGGTACGGCGGGCGGCGGTCCGCCTGCGCCGCGGGGCCGGGGACACCGCGGGCGGGGGCGCCCCCCGAGGAGCGCTGGCGAGGAGCTCTCGCCCGAGTAAGAGTGGGACCCGGAGGGCGGAAAAGGGCGACGGGACTCGGGACACCGTCCCcggtggggtgggagggctgtGGCCACCGTGGGCTGTGGGGCTCCCGAGGCGGGTTCGGCTGGAAGCGGCCCGGGCCGGGCGCCCCCTCGAACGCCCCGGCGCGGCGGTGGGGGCTGGGGCACGGACGGAATGGCGTCCCTCCCGCCCCTCGGAGCGGGCCACCCTAGCGAACCCAGGCCTCGCCGGCGACCCCCGCCCCGGGGGTCCGCCGTCCGGGTTCCTCGAGTCCGGAGACACAGCTAGGACGAGCCTGGGTTCGGGGACTGGGGGACGCGGGACCGGCGGGCTCGGGCGGCGGCCTCAGAAGAGGAGCGGCCGTGGGAAGCAAACTGGGGAAGGAGAGTGATTACCGGAGACGGTGCGTGTGGGGAGCCCGTGACTCTTCCCCGTCGTCCAATGAGGGAACGGGCGGAAAGGGCCCTTTTTTCTTTCGAGTTTGTTTCATTCTTATTTGGTCGGCGAGGGCTGTTGCCGGCGAGGCGGTGGCCGGCCCGCACAACCTGCCGCGGGGACCCGGCGTCCGAGGAGCCGCCGGGCTGCGCGCCTCCTGCCGACTTTCCCGCTGCGTGGGTCGGTCCTCTGAGCTGTCAGATGACTTTGAAAAAGAAACTGGTAGTGACGGCTCACTTGGTTGAGACGGAGATGCTCCCAAGACAGTTCGACTTTCTGTGCTTTTTAATGTTTGGCTACTATTTTGTAGGTTTTAAAACTAAACGAGTTTGAGATCAGTGTGTTACCTTGAAGAGAAGACTTTTACATTTTTGGGGGTGGCCTTAACCTTCTCTTGACTGATAGGGTGTGTGTATTTTCAGCGGGTAATGTAATTATGAAATCACTGCGGGCAGGCTTTTTGATTCATCCGGGTCCTTTCTGATTCAAGGTCTGTTTTGTTATCCTCTCAGTTCAACGTTTGAGTGACCGCTGGGTTGGTTAATCGACACTGAAAgggtattttgttgttcttttttgatCTAGTCAGCGTTTATTATAGTGATCATTCTAAGGCCAATTTCATGATTAAAGATACAGGGAGAAACACAAATGGACCTTAACCAATGCCGACTTACTCTTATAACTTTTTCCATTGGTCAGTTAAAGTTTTGAAGGGTTGAccattttaaaaggtgaataCTATATAAATTAACTAAAGTGACAGTTaacagtttatttaaattaaCCAGAACAATAGTTAACAGTTTTTCTTGAAGAGTCACTGGTTTCTCTCTG from Camelus ferus isolate YT-003-E chromosome 2, BCGSAC_Cfer_1.0, whole genome shotgun sequence includes these protein-coding regions:
- the CPEB2 gene encoding cytoplasmic polyadenylation element-binding protein 2 isoform X4, whose amino-acid sequence is MRDFGFGVQQTAPLRSSSPGSLFSGGTYRPYAAGPATAAAPLPSATPFGRLSPPPLPVTGISEAASPFSIPLGCGGADSSAAAASSSSPFLVHQQTMQDELLLGLTQQPARPLSGAAAAEKLPNHHPGGGTNAGVTHLLPSQDFKPSLHHPSSSSASSCCCCRTSSPQDFSKRQQQQLSSQKRKEFSPPHLPHPSDSKPPPPPLHCPGRFSPPPPPPGPLLQPAQLIQRQQQQQQQFSLPHPQHLPPQDFALRQLPADLPPLRQLQPSPPSAPRRRHGGAGSPRKTPAAGEGSAAEPPNAGLAPSTPPVNSAPGSMESPNHPLLNSPSNLLPGGALSAGAFSSLQSPDLPHPGGGGGGGGGPPGGGGGGGSASPPPPLPGFGTPWSVQTASPPPQPQPQPPPPPQQQPPPPPQQPPQPQPPQPGSSAATPGGGGGGGGGGGSLSAMPPPSPDSENGFYPGLPSSMNPAFFPSFSPVSPHGCAGLSVPASGGGGSGGGFGGPFSAAAVPPPPPPAMNLPQQQPPPPAAPQQPQSRRSPVSPQLQQQHQAAAAAFLQQRNSYNHHQPLLKQSPWSNHQSSGWGTGSMSWGAMHGRDHRRTGNMGIPGTMNQISPLKKPFSGNVIAPPKFTRSTPSLTPKSWIEDNVFRTDNNSNTLLPLQVRMDRSRMYDSLNMHSLENSLIDIMRAEHDPLKGRLNYPHPGTDNLLMLNARSYGRRRGRSSLFPIDDGLLDDGHNDQVGVLNSPTCYSAHQNGERIERFSRKVFVGGLPPDIDEDEITASFRRFGPLVVDWPHKAESKSYFPPKGYAFLLFQEESSVQALIDACIEEDGKLYLCVSSPTIKDKPVQIRPWNLSDSDFVMDGSQPLDPRKTIFVGGVPRPLRAVELAMIMDRLYGGVCYAGIDTDPELKYPKGAGRVAFSNQQSYIAAISARFVQLQHGDIDKRVEVKPYVLDDQMCDECQGARCGGKFAPFFCANVTCLQYYCEFCWANIHSRAGREFHKPLVKEGADRPRQIHFRWN
- the CPEB2 gene encoding cytoplasmic polyadenylation element-binding protein 2 isoform X6, which gives rise to MRDFGFGVQQTAPLRSSSPGSLFSGGTYRPYAAGPATAAAPLPSATPFGRLSPPPLPVTGISEAASPFSIPLGCGGADSSAAAASSSSPFLVHQQTMQDELLLGLTQQPARPLSGAAAAEKLPNHHPGGGTNAGVTHLLPSQDFKPSLHHPSSSSASSCCCCRTSSPQDFSKRQQQQLSSQKRKEFSPPHLPHPSDSKPPPPPLHCPGRFSPPPPPPGPLLQPAQLIQRQQQQQQQFSLPHPQHLPPQDFALRQLPADLPPLRQLQPSPPSAPRRRHGGAGSPRKTPAAGEGSAAEPPNAGLAPSTPPVNSAPGSMESPNHPLLNSPSNLLPGGALSAGAFSSLQSPDLPHPGGGGGGGGGPPGGGGGGGSASPPPPLPGFGTPWSVQTASPPPQPQPQPPPPPQQQPPPPPQQPPQPQPPQPGSSAATPGGGGGGGGGGGSLSAMPPPSPDSENGFYPGLPSSMNPAFFPSFSPVSPHGCAGLSVPASGGGGSGGGFGGPFSAAAVPPPPPPAMNLPQQQPPPPAAPQQPQSRRSPVSPQLQQQHQAAAAAFLQQRNSYNHHQPLLKQSPWSNHQSSGWGTGSMSWGAMHGRDHRRTGNMGIPGTMNQISPLKKPFSGNVIAPPKFTRSTPSLTPKSWIEDNVFRTDNNSNTLLPLQVRMDRSRMYDSLNMHSLENSLIDIMRAEHDPLKGRLNYPHPGTDNLLMLNGRSSLFPIDDGLLDDGHNDQVGVLNSPTCYSAHQNGERIERFSRKVFVGGLPPDIDEDEITASFRRFGPLVVDWPHKAESKSYFPPKGYAFLLFQEESSVQALIDACIEEDGKLYLCVSSPTIKDKPVQIRPWNLSDSDFVMDGSQPLDPRKTIFVGGVPRPLRAVELAMIMDRLYGGVCYAGIDTDPELKYPKGAGRVAFSNQQSYIAAISARFVQLQHGDIDKRVEVKPYVLDDQMCDECQGARCGGKFAPFFCANVTCLQYYCEFCWANIHSRAGREFHKPLVKEGADRPRQIHFRWN
- the CPEB2 gene encoding cytoplasmic polyadenylation element-binding protein 2 isoform X8; this translates as MRDFGFGVQQTAPLRSSSPGSLFSGGTYRPYAAGPATAAAPLPSATPFGRLSPPPLPVTGISEAASPFSIPLGCGGADSSAAAASSSSPFLVHQQTMQDELLLGLTQQPARPLSGAAAAEKLPNHHPGGGTNAGVTHLLPSQDFKPSLHHPSSSSASSCCCCRTSSPQDFSKRQQQQLSSQKRKEFSPPHLPHPSDSKPPPPPLHCPGRFSPPPPPPGPLLQPAQLIQRQQQQQQQFSLPHPQHLPPQDFALRQLPADLPPLRQLQPSPPSAPRRRHGGAGSPRKTPAAGEGSAAEPPNAGLAPSTPPVNSAPGSMESPNHPLLNSPSNLLPGGALSAGAFSSLQSPDLPHPGGGGGGGGGPPGGGGGGGSASPPPPLPGFGTPWSVQTASPPPQPQPQPPPPPQQQPPPPPQQPPQPQPPQPGSSAATPGGGGGGGGGGGSLSAMPPPSPDSENGFYPGLPSSMNPAFFPSFSPVSPHGCAGLSVPASGGGGSGGGFGGPFSAAAVPPPPPPAMNLPQQQPPPPAAPQQPQSRRSPVSPQLQQQHQAAAAAFLQQRNSYNHHQPLLKQSPWSNHQSSGWGTGSMSWGAMHGRDHRRTGNMGIPGTMNQISPLKKPFSGNVIAPPKFTRSTPSLTPKSWIEDNVFRTDNNSNTLLPLQVRMDRSRMYDSLNMHSLENSLIDIMRAEHDPLKGRSSLFPIDDGLLDDGHNDQVGVLNSPTCYSAHQNGERIERFSRKVFVGGLPPDIDEDEITASFRRFGPLVVDWPHKAESKSYFPPKGYAFLLFQEESSVQALIDACIEEDGKLYLCVSSPTIKDKPVQIRPWNLSDSDFVMDGSQPLDPRKTIFVGGVPRPLRAVELAMIMDRLYGGVCYAGIDTDPELKYPKGAGRVAFSNQQSYIAAISARFVQLQHGDIDKRVEVKPYVLDDQMCDECQGARCGGKFAPFFCANVTCLQYYCEFCWANIHSRAGREFHKPLVKEGADRPRQIHFRWN